The following proteins come from a genomic window of Mycolicibacterium rufum:
- a CDS encoding M4 family metallopeptidase, translated as MAVGDRPQKRWSTTSTLGAGVALIGIGMALATGAGVATAAPADAGDTTQAADTRAADTGRADTTQADTTQDANASGDSPERASRTASADAEPAEDVTENLTETRERVTATNGGRHRRAARHEETSDDTAEPRATADRTATAQRRAPESEPAEPPAAAPSDPPVARATAVTVDPAPDTPTLRSVVSARPVTVKSIATDALAWTGLRPLADGLPLPAAPVSGLVESLWLAVRQAQYTLNNQRPTAAPTTSGPAPDGTLRGSINATDDDDTSLTYTVSSGGAYGSVSIDADGGFTYTPFAGKAGRADSFTVTVDDATGNPFHVHGLLGLLGVSRPTEVVIAVPADPALDALAEPPRSIDGRFTDRVVTDTASAAAVLNDVAATIGAAAGFADPAAISAVTAGTGDTAETFYRYTETVGGIPVIGSDVILVTDAHGAVTGLFNNYRGLSAAFDVTPDVRVDRYGEIAAIARPRASFTAQLVIYAPDDHTAPTLAWRVVGAPPRALFARPGTTSLIGAEGAQTGTVLVRIANAMPLTTVTAAKDWLGATRLITVDRRKTSWFTSYRLIDDGRDITTYKTSYPFFGLGGGVLPGTVVTRGLLGWNTGGVSAHANTAVVYDYYRDVLGRTSFDGNGGPVDVSILYNPQRSAGGYANAFWDPSREQLAFGDSGHLEAAVDVIGHEFTHAVISFVVGGPAGGSVLDYGESGALNEAMADILGVLIENKSGSDRWLLGEDSQLGAVRNLADPTSISTSMGPYRATYASRYKGLGDDAGEHVNSTIFSHAAYLMMTDPATAGISSDMWATVFYHALYRLSTDAVFTDGRAAVLSAARALGLTAAQQTAIADAFDTVGIPGDAASSVVAA; from the coding sequence GTGGCAGTGGGTGACCGACCGCAGAAGCGCTGGTCGACGACGTCGACGTTGGGTGCCGGTGTTGCGCTGATCGGTATCGGGATGGCCCTGGCCACCGGCGCGGGCGTGGCCACCGCCGCTCCCGCCGACGCCGGGGACACCACGCAGGCCGCCGACACCAGGGCCGCCGACACCGGGCGGGCCGACACCACGCAAGCCGACACCACGCAGGACGCGAACGCGTCCGGGGACAGCCCTGAGCGGGCCTCGCGTACCGCGTCGGCGGATGCGGAACCTGCCGAGGATGTCACCGAGAACCTCACGGAGACGCGGGAGCGCGTGACCGCGACGAACGGTGGGCGGCACCGCCGTGCCGCCCGGCACGAAGAGACGTCCGACGACACCGCAGAACCTCGGGCGACCGCGGACCGGACCGCCACCGCACAACGGCGGGCACCCGAATCGGAACCCGCAGAGCCGCCCGCCGCCGCCCCGTCCGATCCGCCGGTCGCCCGTGCCACGGCCGTCACCGTCGACCCCGCGCCGGACACCCCGACGCTGCGCAGCGTGGTGAGCGCACGGCCCGTCACGGTGAAGAGCATCGCCACCGATGCCCTGGCCTGGACCGGGCTGCGCCCCCTCGCCGACGGGCTGCCCCTGCCCGCAGCCCCCGTGTCGGGGCTGGTCGAGTCGCTGTGGCTGGCGGTGCGTCAGGCGCAGTACACACTGAACAACCAGCGACCGACCGCGGCGCCGACCACCTCCGGGCCGGCCCCCGACGGCACGCTGCGCGGCAGCATCAACGCCACCGACGACGACGACACCTCTCTCACCTACACCGTCAGCTCGGGCGGGGCGTACGGCTCAGTGAGCATCGACGCCGATGGCGGGTTCACCTACACCCCGTTCGCCGGAAAGGCCGGTCGCGCAGACAGTTTCACCGTCACCGTCGACGACGCCACGGGCAACCCGTTTCATGTGCACGGTCTGCTCGGGCTTCTCGGCGTGAGCCGGCCGACCGAGGTCGTCATCGCCGTCCCGGCCGACCCGGCCCTGGACGCCCTCGCCGAGCCGCCCCGCAGCATCGACGGACGGTTCACCGACCGGGTGGTGACCGACACCGCCTCGGCGGCCGCGGTGTTGAACGACGTCGCCGCCACGATCGGCGCCGCCGCCGGATTCGCCGACCCGGCCGCGATCTCCGCGGTCACCGCCGGGACCGGCGACACCGCCGAGACCTTCTACCGCTACACCGAGACCGTCGGTGGAATCCCCGTCATCGGCAGCGACGTGATCCTGGTGACCGACGCGCACGGCGCGGTCACCGGACTGTTCAACAACTACCGCGGCCTGTCCGCCGCGTTCGACGTGACCCCCGACGTCCGGGTGGACCGCTACGGCGAGATCGCGGCGATCGCCCGCCCGCGCGCGAGTTTCACCGCGCAGCTGGTCATCTACGCGCCCGACGACCACACGGCCCCCACCCTCGCGTGGCGTGTCGTCGGTGCCCCGCCGCGCGCGCTGTTCGCGCGGCCGGGCACCACATCGCTGATCGGCGCGGAGGGCGCCCAGACCGGGACGGTGCTCGTGCGCATCGCCAACGCGATGCCGCTGACCACCGTCACCGCCGCCAAGGACTGGCTCGGCGCGACCCGGCTGATCACCGTGGACCGACGGAAGACCTCCTGGTTCACCAGCTACCGGCTGATCGACGACGGTCGTGACATCACCACCTACAAGACGTCCTACCCGTTCTTCGGGCTGGGCGGCGGGGTGCTGCCGGGCACCGTGGTCACGCGCGGTCTGCTGGGCTGGAACACCGGCGGGGTATCTGCCCACGCCAACACCGCGGTGGTCTACGACTACTACCGGGATGTGTTGGGCCGCACGTCTTTCGACGGCAACGGCGGCCCCGTCGACGTCAGCATCCTGTACAACCCGCAGAGGTCGGCGGGCGGCTACGCCAACGCGTTCTGGGATCCCAGCCGCGAGCAGCTCGCCTTCGGCGACAGCGGGCACCTCGAGGCCGCGGTCGACGTCATCGGCCACGAGTTCACCCACGCGGTGATCAGTTTCGTCGTGGGTGGGCCGGCGGGCGGTTCGGTGCTCGACTACGGCGAGTCCGGCGCGCTCAACGAGGCGATGGCCGACATCCTGGGCGTGCTGATCGAGAACAAGTCCGGATCCGACCGCTGGCTGCTCGGGGAGGACTCCCAACTCGGGGCGGTGCGCAACCTCGCCGACCCCACATCGATCAGCACGTCGATGGGCCCCTACCGCGCCACCTACGCGAGCCGCTACAAGGGGTTGGGCGACGACGCCGGTGAGCACGTCAACAGCACGATCTTCAGCCACGCCGCGTATCTGATGATGACCGACCCGGCGACCGCGGGGATCTCGAGCGACATGTGGGCGACGGTGTTCTACCACGCGCTGTACCGGCTCAGCACCGATGCGGTTTTCACCGACGGAAGAGCCGCGGTGCTCAGCGCGGCGCGCGCCCTGGGCCTGACGGCCGCGCAGCAGACCGCGATCGCCGATGCCTTCGACACCGTCGGAATCCCCGGCGATGCAGCGTCATCCGTCGTCGCCGCCTGA
- a CDS encoding peptide MFS transporter, giving the protein MTIRDHQRQRTFFGHPIGLTNLFGVELWERFSFYGMLTILAYYLYYSVTDGGLGLPQSTATGIVGAYGGLVYLSTVLGGWVADRLLGMERTVFYGGVVVMIGHIALAILPGLTGVGVGLVCVALGSGALKANASSLLGTLYDKGDARADGGFTLFYLGINLGAFIGPLITGLLQTHVGFHYGFGAAAIGMALGLAQYVAFRRNLGEHGRDVPNPLPRNAIGKTVGVMVAGLVVIGAAIALKLVTLANLSQVTTGVIIVASVLYFAVLLRSRHVTSEERVRVRAFIPLFIANAVFWSLFQQIFTVLAVYSDERMNWSIFGWTAPSSWIGSIEPVWIIVLSPLFALLWTRLGNRAPTTPRKFAYGVIGMGLAFLCFVPLAGTTGRATPALLVMAIMAVFAVSELLLSPIGLSVTTKLAPEAFRAQMMALYFFSVGLGTAMSGVLAGYYDPSREFAYFGILGVVAVAAGVVVFFISPWISRQMEGVH; this is encoded by the coding sequence ATGACCATCCGAGACCATCAGCGCCAGCGCACGTTCTTCGGGCACCCGATCGGACTGACCAACCTGTTCGGCGTCGAGTTGTGGGAACGATTCTCCTTCTACGGGATGCTCACGATCCTGGCCTACTACCTGTACTACTCGGTCACCGACGGCGGGCTGGGACTGCCGCAGAGCACGGCCACCGGAATCGTCGGCGCCTACGGCGGATTGGTGTACCTGTCCACCGTGCTGGGCGGCTGGGTGGCCGACCGGTTGCTGGGCATGGAGCGCACGGTGTTCTACGGCGGCGTGGTGGTGATGATCGGCCACATTGCGCTGGCGATCCTGCCCGGACTGACCGGCGTCGGCGTCGGACTGGTGTGCGTGGCACTGGGATCGGGCGCGTTGAAGGCCAACGCGTCGTCGCTGCTGGGCACCCTCTACGACAAGGGCGACGCGCGCGCGGACGGCGGATTCACGCTGTTCTACCTGGGCATCAACTTGGGCGCATTCATCGGTCCGTTGATCACCGGACTGCTGCAGACGCACGTCGGGTTCCACTACGGATTCGGCGCGGCGGCCATCGGGATGGCGCTCGGCCTCGCCCAGTACGTGGCGTTCCGGCGCAATCTCGGCGAGCACGGCCGCGACGTGCCGAACCCGTTGCCGCGCAACGCGATCGGAAAGACCGTCGGTGTCATGGTGGCCGGACTGGTGGTGATCGGCGCCGCGATCGCGTTGAAGCTCGTCACCCTGGCCAACCTGTCGCAGGTGACCACCGGCGTCATCATCGTCGCGTCGGTGCTGTACTTTGCGGTGCTGCTGCGCAGCCGGCACGTCACCAGCGAGGAGCGAGTGCGGGTCCGCGCGTTCATCCCGCTGTTCATCGCCAACGCCGTGTTCTGGTCGCTGTTCCAGCAGATCTTCACGGTGCTGGCCGTCTACTCCGACGAGCGGATGAACTGGTCGATCTTCGGCTGGACCGCGCCGTCGAGCTGGATCGGCTCCATCGAACCCGTCTGGATCATCGTGCTCTCGCCGCTGTTCGCGCTGCTGTGGACCCGGCTCGGCAACCGGGCACCCACCACACCCCGCAAGTTCGCCTACGGCGTGATCGGCATGGGTCTGGCGTTCCTGTGCTTCGTGCCGCTGGCGGGCACGACGGGCCGTGCGACACCGGCTCTGCTGGTGATGGCGATCATGGCCGTGTTCGCGGTGTCCGAACTGCTGCTTTCACCCATCGGTCTGTCGGTGACCACCAAGCTGGCCCCCGAAGCGTTCCGCGCGCAGATGATGGCGCTGTACTTCTTCTCGGTCGGCCTCGGCACCGCGATGTCGGGCGTGCTCGCGGGCTACTACGACCCGTCGCGCGAGTTCGCCTACTTCGGCATCCTGGGCGTGGTCGCCGTGGCCGCCGGTGTGGTGGTGTTCTTCATCTCCCCGTGGATCAGCCGGCAGATGGAAGGGGTGCACTGA
- a CDS encoding zinc ribbon domain-containing protein, with the protein MTSAEQPPVTECRICRVDVPAGDFCGLCGCHLTPRKFEGPDWLRIRNFGAAPGESLLSPSLVSSLFPQLNHRGAFRVALGAMLVSLVAFALLRMPAALIAVGVLGLPTLFLIYLREADAFRDLPPRVLALTAVLGIGLGVGFALLSSNAFDRSSGFALGVGMTGQQMVMEGVAIPLGGAVLMLTPVVVIRLIGPPTRESLEGFMIGALGALTFTAAAMMTRLVPQLDTGLVSTAPLSFYLVEAGIRGVAVPLISAASGGLIGAALWFVRPDTKKDQHPGVVRALLVFFAVAILLLSIALGLVDISRSHQWLMLALYTAVAVVAVLLLRISLHLALLHEAHDEIAAEEPVLCQNCGHVVPDMAFCPACGVAARASSRSSRALRRTARPQPVDTDGDQP; encoded by the coding sequence ATGACCTCCGCCGAACAACCACCCGTCACCGAGTGTCGGATCTGTCGCGTCGACGTGCCCGCCGGCGACTTCTGCGGCCTGTGCGGGTGCCACCTGACTCCCCGCAAGTTCGAAGGCCCGGACTGGTTGCGGATCCGCAACTTCGGGGCAGCACCGGGCGAGAGCCTGCTGTCGCCGTCACTAGTCAGTTCGCTGTTCCCGCAACTGAACCACCGTGGCGCGTTCCGCGTGGCGCTGGGCGCGATGCTGGTGTCACTGGTGGCGTTCGCGCTGCTGCGGATGCCCGCGGCGCTGATCGCCGTCGGCGTCCTCGGGCTGCCCACGCTGTTCCTCATCTATCTGCGGGAGGCCGACGCCTTCCGGGATCTGCCGCCCCGGGTGTTGGCGTTGACCGCGGTGCTGGGGATCGGCCTCGGCGTCGGCTTCGCACTGCTGAGCAGCAACGCCTTCGACCGGTCCTCCGGTTTCGCGCTCGGCGTCGGGATGACCGGACAGCAGATGGTGATGGAGGGTGTCGCGATCCCGTTGGGCGGCGCGGTGCTCATGCTGACTCCCGTCGTCGTCATCCGGCTGATCGGTCCGCCGACGCGAGAGTCTCTGGAAGGCTTCATGATCGGTGCGCTCGGCGCGCTGACGTTCACCGCGGCGGCGATGATGACCCGGCTCGTACCCCAACTCGACACCGGGCTCGTCAGCACCGCGCCGTTGAGCTTCTATCTCGTCGAGGCCGGGATCCGCGGCGTCGCGGTGCCGCTCATCTCCGCAGCGTCGGGTGGATTGATCGGCGCCGCGCTGTGGTTCGTGCGTCCGGACACCAAGAAGGACCAGCATCCCGGCGTCGTGCGTGCGCTTCTGGTGTTCTTCGCGGTGGCGATCCTGCTGCTGAGCATCGCGCTCGGACTGGTCGACATCTCCCGCTCGCACCAGTGGCTGATGCTGGCGCTCTACACGGCCGTGGCGGTGGTGGCCGTGCTGCTGCTGCGGATCAGCCTGCACCTGGCGCTGCTGCACGAGGCGCACGACGAGATCGCCGCCGAGGAACCGGTGCTCTGCCAGAACTGCGGGCACGTGGTACCCGACATGGCGTTCTGCCCGGCGTGCGGGGTGGCGGCACGGGCGTCGTCGCGGTCGTCGCGCGCGTTGCGGCGCACCGCGCGCCCGCAACCGGTCGACACCGACGGCGACCAACCATGA
- a CDS encoding DUF7160 family protein yields MSAPNEANCGQCGRTSPVVSSQPTWSAGSDRVSRWFLDVECADCGRQYGWLGDC; encoded by the coding sequence GTGAGCGCTCCGAACGAGGCCAACTGTGGTCAGTGCGGCCGCACCTCCCCGGTCGTCTCGTCGCAGCCCACCTGGTCAGCGGGATCCGACCGGGTCAGTCGCTGGTTCCTCGACGTCGAATGCGCCGACTGCGGACGCCAGTACGGCTGGTTGGGCGACTGCTGA
- a CDS encoding alkaline phosphatase D family protein → MSLLLGPVLRHVGDTTATVWVQTDTSADVEVLGCRTRTFEVQGCHYALVPVSGLTPDSTIPYEVHVDGIRCWPEADTPFPPSVIRTRGPATADRLKVIFGSCRYPKTGDAKLDEKLGLDALDCYATRLTSSPVDEWPDALLLLGDQVYADELTPEARRHLAGRRSSRRSANRRPPDEVVSFSEYEGLYRHTWGDPEIRWILSTLPTAMIFDDHDIRDDWNTSATWRADINAEPWWRDRIRAGLGSYWVYQHLGNLSPSELEADPDYQKVLAADGDCWSLVADLAERADSEVDGEKGLRFSFRWDLGRSRLIMVDSRNSRILDGGERKMLGDREFAWVEHQVADDLDTIDHLIIGSSLPWLLPPALGDLQTINEIAAGRTGLRGQLGEKIRQTADLEHWPAFLASFLRLSRMIADAATASPDGPATISVLSGDVHHSYAARADFGVPTETRVHQLVCSPVHNYVPAFVKPAFKLGWSAPAARLTRRWARRAGSPELPVSWRNLSGPLFGNTIASLNAKGRSAEVVFEQPTDDGELTEVATIGLSAPLPSAG, encoded by the coding sequence GTGAGTCTTCTGCTCGGCCCGGTGCTGCGCCACGTCGGTGACACGACCGCAACGGTCTGGGTGCAGACCGACACCTCCGCAGACGTGGAGGTGCTGGGGTGCCGCACCCGCACGTTCGAGGTGCAGGGCTGCCACTACGCCCTGGTCCCGGTCAGCGGGCTGACCCCGGATTCGACGATCCCCTACGAAGTCCACGTCGACGGCATCCGGTGCTGGCCGGAGGCCGACACCCCGTTTCCGCCGAGCGTGATCCGAACCCGGGGCCCGGCCACCGCCGACCGCCTGAAGGTGATCTTCGGATCGTGCCGCTACCCCAAGACCGGCGACGCGAAGCTCGACGAGAAGCTCGGCCTCGACGCACTCGACTGCTACGCGACCCGGCTGACGTCGTCGCCGGTCGACGAATGGCCCGACGCCCTGCTGTTGCTCGGTGACCAGGTCTACGCCGACGAGCTGACCCCCGAGGCGCGGCGCCATCTCGCGGGCCGGCGGTCGTCGCGGCGCTCGGCGAACCGCCGCCCACCCGACGAGGTGGTGTCGTTCTCCGAATACGAGGGCCTCTACCGGCACACCTGGGGAGATCCGGAGATCCGCTGGATCCTGTCCACGCTGCCGACCGCGATGATCTTCGACGACCACGACATCCGCGACGACTGGAACACCTCGGCGACATGGCGGGCCGACATCAACGCCGAGCCGTGGTGGCGGGACCGTATCCGCGCCGGCCTGGGCTCGTACTGGGTGTATCAGCACCTGGGCAATCTCAGCCCGAGCGAGCTGGAGGCCGACCCCGACTACCAGAAGGTGCTCGCCGCCGACGGCGACTGCTGGTCGCTGGTGGCCGATCTGGCCGAACGCGCCGACAGCGAGGTCGACGGAGAGAAGGGGCTGCGCTTCAGTTTCCGGTGGGACCTCGGCCGCAGCCGGCTGATCATGGTCGACTCACGCAATTCCCGGATCCTCGACGGCGGCGAGCGGAAGATGCTGGGCGACCGCGAGTTCGCGTGGGTGGAGCATCAGGTCGCCGACGACCTCGACACCATCGACCACCTGATCATCGGATCGTCGCTGCCGTGGCTGCTGCCGCCGGCACTCGGCGATCTGCAGACGATCAACGAGATCGCCGCCGGCCGCACCGGCCTACGCGGGCAGCTCGGCGAGAAGATCCGTCAGACCGCCGATCTCGAGCACTGGCCGGCGTTCCTGGCGTCGTTCCTGAGGCTCAGCCGCATGATCGCCGACGCGGCGACCGCGTCACCGGACGGACCGGCGACGATCTCCGTGCTGTCCGGCGACGTCCACCACAGCTACGCCGCCCGCGCCGATTTCGGCGTCCCGACGGAAACCCGTGTGCATCAACTGGTCTGCTCGCCGGTGCACAACTACGTGCCGGCGTTCGTCAAGCCCGCGTTCAAATTGGGGTGGTCGGCGCCGGCGGCCCGGCTCACCCGGCGTTGGGCGCGCCGGGCGGGCTCACCGGAGCTGCCGGTGTCGTGGCGCAACCTCAGCGGTCCGCTGTTCGGCAACACGATCGCCTCGCTGAACGCCAAGGGCCGCAGCGCCGAGGTGGTGTTCGAGCAGCCCACCGACGACGGAGAGCTGACCGAGGTGGCCACCATCGGGCTCAGTGCACCCCTTCCATCTGCCGGCTGA
- a CDS encoding aldo/keto reductase — translation MKYIDVDGVGRVSRIGLGTWQFGSREWGYGDTYASGAARDIVSRALALGVTLFDTAEVYGFGRSERILAEALGDQRSEVAVASKVFPVAPFPAVVKQRARASALRLQLDRIPLYQVHQPNPVVPDSVIMPGMRDLLDSGLIGAAGVSNYSLARWRKADAALGRPVISNQVHFSLAHPDALDDLVPFAERENRIVIAYSPLAQGLLGGKYGEHNRPGGVRSVNPLFAPENLRRIEPLLQILRDVAADLGAEPAQVALAWLIALPGVVAIPGASSVSQLEFNVAAADLELSAQARDALTAAARAFRPVPPARIVTDLIKKKLGL, via the coding sequence ATGAAATACATCGACGTGGACGGGGTCGGACGGGTCAGCCGGATCGGCCTGGGGACCTGGCAGTTCGGCTCACGGGAATGGGGCTACGGCGACACGTACGCCTCGGGTGCGGCCCGCGACATCGTCTCGCGTGCGCTCGCGCTCGGGGTGACGCTGTTCGACACCGCCGAGGTGTACGGGTTCGGCCGCAGCGAGCGCATCCTCGCCGAGGCGCTCGGCGATCAACGCTCCGAGGTGGCCGTGGCCAGCAAGGTGTTCCCCGTCGCGCCGTTTCCCGCGGTGGTCAAGCAGCGTGCCCGGGCCAGCGCGTTGCGGCTGCAGCTGGACCGCATCCCGCTCTATCAGGTGCATCAGCCCAACCCGGTGGTGCCGGATTCGGTGATCATGCCCGGCATGCGCGATCTGCTCGACAGCGGGCTGATTGGCGCGGCGGGGGTGTCGAACTACTCCCTGGCCCGCTGGCGCAAGGCCGATGCCGCGCTGGGCCGCCCGGTCATCAGCAATCAGGTCCACTTCTCCCTCGCTCATCCCGACGCGCTCGACGATCTGGTGCCGTTCGCCGAGCGGGAGAACCGGATCGTCATCGCCTACAGCCCGCTGGCGCAGGGTCTGCTGGGCGGCAAGTACGGCGAGCACAACCGTCCGGGCGGCGTGCGCTCGGTCAATCCGCTCTTCGCGCCCGAGAACCTGCGCCGCATCGAGCCGCTGCTGCAGATCCTGCGCGACGTGGCCGCCGACCTCGGTGCGGAGCCCGCGCAGGTGGCGCTGGCGTGGCTGATCGCGCTGCCCGGCGTCGTCGCGATCCCGGGGGCGTCGAGCGTCTCCCAACTCGAGTTCAACGTCGCGGCGGCAGACCTCGAACTGTCGGCCCAGGCGCGCGACGCGCTCACCGCCGCCGCGCGCGCGTTCCGCCCTGTTCCGCCGGCCCGCATCGTCACCGACCTCATCAAGAAGAAGCTCGGGCTCTAG
- a CDS encoding S53 family peptidase, which translates to MSVLVLLTASVGPAPTSLRGGPGEVIGGPYAALLAHSVDLGPSHDRTAQLIVELRDAGPPHTLQSWAGSRSLAVRWRPGQHWAVVEGGAQKVGRAFGVDVHDFRERHGRVFYASRRQPAIPDALTGEVSGIGRILGYTPYRTSQPRQLPLDVPEFGLAPDALRTTYEADGLFGDGYTGKGQTIAIFAFGGFEQSDLDTFASRYALPRFTPTVIGGSPGESSAETTMDLSIVHAIAPDARKVVVNARPTVEGDGAYVKIGQMMEDVDRQFPGAVWSFSISWGCDKLLTATDLAPARSALAAAAGRGTTAFMANGDLAGLECKSGDDWSSAPAADNVGLNSVASLPEMVNVGGTTLSTDARGGWLGEQTWYDIPLSLGTSGGVSELFDLPNWQGAAAGNVAADRTTGRRLTPDVAAVADPFTGVSFILDGQPTIGGGTSQAAPIWAGFAAVMNDYLLSTGGRRLGDLNPMLYRIAAGARLPAFRDVTLGGNAVDNAAPGYDLVTGLGTPRVGNLVRDIADLQQETS; encoded by the coding sequence GTGAGCGTCCTCGTGTTGCTCACCGCCAGTGTCGGGCCGGCGCCCACGTCCCTGCGCGGCGGTCCCGGCGAAGTGATCGGCGGGCCGTATGCCGCGCTGCTGGCGCATTCGGTCGATCTCGGGCCGTCGCACGACCGCACTGCACAACTCATCGTCGAGCTGCGCGACGCCGGTCCGCCGCACACGCTGCAGAGCTGGGCCGGCAGCCGGTCCCTGGCCGTGCGGTGGCGCCCGGGACAGCACTGGGCCGTCGTCGAGGGCGGCGCTCAGAAGGTGGGGCGTGCCTTCGGCGTCGACGTGCACGACTTCCGCGAGCGGCACGGTCGGGTGTTCTACGCGTCGCGGCGCCAGCCCGCGATTCCCGACGCACTGACCGGTGAGGTCAGCGGCATCGGCCGGATCCTGGGCTACACGCCGTACCGGACGTCGCAGCCGCGGCAATTGCCGCTCGACGTGCCCGAGTTCGGGCTGGCCCCCGACGCGCTGCGCACCACCTACGAAGCCGACGGGCTGTTCGGCGACGGATACACCGGCAAAGGGCAGACGATCGCGATCTTCGCGTTCGGCGGCTTCGAGCAGTCCGACCTCGACACGTTCGCGTCCCGGTACGCACTCCCGCGGTTCACCCCGACCGTGATCGGCGGATCGCCCGGTGAATCGAGCGCGGAGACGACGATGGACCTGTCGATCGTGCATGCCATCGCCCCCGATGCGCGCAAGGTGGTGGTCAACGCGCGTCCGACAGTCGAGGGTGACGGCGCCTACGTCAAGATCGGCCAGATGATGGAGGACGTCGACCGGCAATTCCCCGGCGCGGTGTGGAGCTTCTCCATCAGCTGGGGGTGCGACAAGCTGCTCACCGCAACCGATCTCGCACCCGCGCGGTCGGCGCTGGCTGCCGCGGCAGGCCGCGGCACGACGGCGTTCATGGCCAACGGCGACCTCGCCGGACTGGAATGCAAGAGCGGCGACGACTGGTCGTCGGCGCCGGCGGCCGACAATGTCGGGCTGAATTCTGTTGCCTCCCTTCCGGAGATGGTGAACGTGGGCGGAACGACCCTGTCGACCGATGCGCGCGGCGGCTGGCTGGGTGAGCAGACCTGGTATGACATCCCGTTGTCGCTGGGTACCAGCGGAGGCGTGTCGGAGTTGTTCGATCTGCCGAACTGGCAGGGCGCCGCCGCAGGCAACGTCGCCGCGGACCGCACCACCGGACGGCGGCTCACCCCCGACGTGGCGGCGGTCGCGGATCCCTTCACCGGCGTGAGCTTCATCCTCGACGGCCAGCCGACCATCGGCGGCGGCACGTCCCAGGCCGCGCCGATCTGGGCCGGCTTCGCCGCGGTGATGAACGACTACCTGCTCTCCACCGGCGGACGGCGCCTCGGAGACCTCAACCCGATGCTCTACCGCATCGCTGCCGGGGCGCGGCTGCCGGCGTTCCGCGATGTGACGCTGGGCGGCAACGCCGTCGACAATGCCGCGCCGGGCTACGACCTCGTCACGGGCCTGGGCACCCCCCGGGTCGGCAACCTGGTCCGTGACATCGCGGACCTGCAACAGGAGACCTCATGA
- a CDS encoding DUF427 domain-containing protein yields the protein MPVPDKPRPGQESVWDYPRPPLLEEFAGSITVELGGEVIASTDRAWRVLETSHPPTYYLPAESFGDGVLRAADGASWCEWKGQASYFDLVTPTVVAPRAAWTYRSPTRGFTAIASAVAVMAAAVDRCTVNGETVVPQPGGFYGGWITSWIAGPFKGVPGSMGW from the coding sequence ATGCCGGTACCGGACAAGCCCCGACCAGGACAGGAGTCGGTGTGGGACTATCCCCGTCCCCCGCTACTCGAGGAGTTCGCCGGATCGATCACCGTGGAACTGGGCGGTGAGGTGATCGCGTCCACCGACCGCGCCTGGCGGGTCCTCGAGACCAGCCATCCGCCCACGTACTACCTGCCGGCCGAATCCTTCGGTGACGGCGTGCTGCGCGCCGCCGACGGTGCGTCCTGGTGCGAATGGAAGGGCCAGGCAAGCTATTTCGATCTCGTGACGCCGACGGTCGTCGCACCGCGGGCCGCATGGACATACCGGTCCCCGACGCGCGGGTTCACCGCGATCGCCAGCGCGGTCGCCGTGATGGCCGCCGCCGTGGACCGGTGCACCGTCAACGGGGAGACCGTCGTGCCGCAACCCGGCGGGTTCTACGGCGGCTGGATCACCAGCTGGATCGCCGGACCCTTCAAAGGGGTGCCCGGCTCGATGGGGTGGTGA